In one window of Candidatus Sulfuricurvum sp. RIFRC-1 DNA:
- a CDS encoding P-II family nitrogen regulator yields the protein MKKIEAVIKPFKLEDVKDALAEIGITGMTVSEVKGYGRQKGHSELYRGAEYVVDFLPKIKMEMVVDEDMVDTVVNTLIEAARTGKIGDGKIFVSDISQIIRIRTGETGSEAI from the coding sequence ATGAAAAAAATTGAAGCGGTTATTAAACCTTTTAAACTCGAAGATGTAAAAGACGCTCTTGCTGAAATCGGTATTACCGGAATGACGGTGAGTGAAGTAAAAGGTTACGGACGACAAAAAGGGCACAGTGAGCTTTATCGCGGTGCGGAATATGTTGTTGATTTTCTCCCAAAGATTAAAATGGAGATGGTTGTAGATGAGGATATGGTCGATACAGTCGTGAATACGCTCATCGAAGCAGCCCGCACCGGAAAAATCGGTGATGGCAAGATCTTTGTCAGTGATATCAGTCAGATCATTCGTATTCGTACCGGTGAAACCGGCAGCGAAGCCATTTGA
- the gyrA gene encoding DNA gyrase subunit A → MNDLLDNSEINDINIEDTLKSSYLDYSMSVIIGRALPDVRDGLKPVHRRILYAMDKLSLSAGAKYKKSARIVGDVIGQYHPHGDTSVYDALVRMAQPFAMRAPLVDGQGNFGSVDGDSAAAMRYTEARMTRYAGELLKDLEKDTVDMIENYDGTTFEPEVLPTRVPNLIINGSSGIAVGMATNIPPHNPNEVLSALVHLMDNPNASLIEIMQFIKAPDFPTGGTIYGKKGILDAYESGRGRIRIRAKTHIEKKSNKDVIVIDELPYQVNKARLIETIADLVKDKFIEGISEIRDESDREGIRVVIELKRDAMSEIVLNNLYKSTNMETTFGIIMLSVFNQEPRVFTLLEMLGHFINHRKTVIIRRTIFDLEKAKARAHILEGLKKALDHIEAIIKLIRASNDGEAAKNGLISEFGFSPIQAQAILDMRLQRLTGLERDKIENELKEILAHIDYLESILRSEEVLKGIIKGEFVELVEQYNIPRVTDIEDNYDDINIEDLIPNEPMVVTISHRGYIKRVPLVAYEKQIRGGKGKIAVTTYDDDFIEKFYTCNTHDTLMFVTDRGQLHWLKVYKIPEGSRTAKGKAVVNLINLEADEKIRSIIPTTDFDESKSLVFFTQNGVVKRTALSEFSNVRSNGVRAIVLDDDDALITAHIANEETKYLFIVTKYAQCIKFEIEKTRDQGRSTRGVRGIKFKIDGDVVVDANIIKSDEEEILMVSEKGIGKRTTAEEYRLTNRAGTGVIAMKLNAKTGTTVVGCLMVDETMDMMALTKAGKMIRVDMQTIAKSGRNTSGVYIIKGDDVASISRCPKKEEDEEDLEGKESSEGSGTLELE, encoded by the coding sequence ATGAACGATCTGCTAGACAACAGCGAAATAAATGACATTAATATAGAAGACACACTCAAGAGCAGTTATCTTGATTACTCGATGAGCGTTATCATCGGGCGTGCACTTCCTGACGTCCGAGACGGTCTTAAACCGGTACACAGACGTATTCTTTATGCCATGGACAAACTCAGCCTCTCAGCTGGTGCCAAATACAAAAAATCGGCCCGTATCGTCGGGGACGTAATCGGTCAATACCATCCGCACGGTGATACCTCGGTTTATGATGCATTGGTTCGTATGGCACAACCGTTCGCAATGCGAGCACCATTGGTTGATGGTCAAGGTAACTTCGGTTCAGTCGATGGAGACAGCGCAGCAGCGATGCGTTATACCGAAGCGCGTATGACCCGTTATGCGGGAGAACTTCTCAAAGATCTTGAAAAAGATACCGTTGATATGATCGAGAACTACGACGGCACCACCTTCGAGCCTGAAGTTCTTCCTACCCGTGTACCAAACCTTATTATTAATGGTTCATCCGGTATCGCCGTCGGTATGGCGACCAATATCCCTCCCCATAATCCAAATGAAGTTCTCAGCGCACTGGTTCATCTAATGGACAACCCAAATGCTTCACTTATCGAGATTATGCAGTTTATCAAAGCTCCCGATTTCCCTACTGGGGGAACCATCTACGGTAAAAAAGGGATTTTGGACGCGTACGAGAGCGGGCGTGGTCGTATCCGTATCCGCGCCAAAACACACATTGAAAAAAAATCGAATAAAGATGTTATTGTTATTGATGAGCTTCCTTATCAAGTGAACAAAGCCCGTTTGATCGAAACCATTGCCGATTTGGTCAAAGACAAATTTATCGAGGGGATCAGTGAAATTCGCGATGAATCCGACCGCGAAGGTATCCGTGTCGTTATCGAGCTTAAACGTGATGCGATGAGTGAAATCGTCCTCAATAATCTCTATAAATCGACCAACATGGAGACTACGTTCGGAATCATCATGCTCTCGGTCTTTAACCAAGAGCCTCGTGTATTCACCCTCTTAGAGATGTTGGGTCACTTTATCAACCACCGTAAAACCGTTATTATCCGCCGTACTATTTTCGATCTTGAAAAAGCAAAAGCACGTGCCCATATCTTGGAAGGTTTGAAAAAAGCACTCGATCATATCGAAGCGATTATCAAACTCATCCGTGCAAGCAATGACGGCGAAGCGGCTAAAAACGGGCTTATCTCCGAATTCGGATTTTCACCGATCCAAGCCCAAGCGATTTTGGATATGCGTCTCCAACGTCTCACCGGTCTTGAACGTGACAAAATCGAAAATGAACTTAAAGAGATTTTGGCTCACATCGACTATCTTGAGAGCATCCTCCGAAGTGAAGAGGTTCTTAAAGGGATTATCAAAGGCGAATTCGTTGAACTCGTTGAGCAATACAATATCCCTCGTGTCACCGATATCGAAGACAACTATGATGATATCAATATCGAAGATTTGATCCCGAATGAGCCGATGGTTGTTACCATTTCTCACCGTGGATACATTAAACGCGTTCCTCTCGTCGCGTACGAGAAACAAATCCGAGGCGGTAAAGGTAAAATTGCCGTTACCACGTATGATGATGACTTTATCGAGAAATTCTATACCTGCAACACCCACGATACGTTGATGTTCGTCACCGATCGCGGACAGCTCCACTGGCTCAAAGTGTACAAAATTCCGGAAGGATCACGTACAGCCAAAGGTAAAGCAGTCGTTAATCTCATCAACCTCGAAGCGGATGAAAAAATCCGCTCGATTATTCCGACCACCGATTTTGATGAGAGCAAATCACTCGTCTTCTTTACCCAAAACGGTGTTGTTAAACGTACTGCTCTTAGCGAATTCTCGAACGTCCGAAGTAACGGTGTTCGCGCAATCGTTCTCGATGATGATGACGCATTGATCACTGCACACATCGCGAATGAAGAGACAAAATACCTCTTTATCGTAACGAAATACGCACAATGTATCAAATTTGAAATCGAAAAAACCCGCGATCAGGGACGTAGTACCCGTGGGGTTCGCGGTATCAAATTTAAAATTGACGGAGACGTCGTTGTCGATGCCAACATTATCAAAAGCGATGAAGAAGAGATCCTGATGGTGAGTGAAAAAGGGATCGGAAAACGAACCACGGCGGAAGAATACCGCCTTACCAACCGTGCCGGAACCGGTGTTATCGCGATGAAACTCAATGCTAAAACCGGAACAACGGTTGTCGGTTGTCTGATGGTTGATGAGACGATGGACATGATGGCACTCACCAAAGCGGGCAAAATGATCCGTGTCGATATGCAAACGATTGCGAAATCGGGGCGTAACACCAGTGGTGTTTACATCATTAAAGGCGATGATGTCGCGAGTATTTCACGTTGTCCGAAAAAAGAAGAAGATGAAGAAGATTTAGAAGGTAAAGAAAGCTCAGAAGGCTCAGGTACACTCGAATTGGAATAG
- a CDS encoding LPP20 family lipoprotein, translating to MRISAALALLLTVPALHAGFFAPDSSSEPQVKCVYSGTDGHCVEPILKSQNELVITVVGQGVAPSVTASPAQAYALAKRAAVADGYRQIAEKVRGVHVEGQDSIKNMMLMQSSTRTSVEALVKGANVTNTTFKEGLCEVEMEIALSYSRILP from the coding sequence ATGCGAATCTCTGCCGCTCTTGCACTGCTTCTCACTGTTCCCGCACTTCATGCGGGATTTTTTGCCCCCGACTCTTCCTCTGAACCCCAAGTAAAATGTGTTTACAGTGGAACAGACGGCCATTGTGTTGAACCGATTTTAAAATCTCAAAACGAACTTGTTATTACCGTTGTCGGCCAAGGTGTTGCCCCTTCGGTTACCGCTTCTCCTGCACAAGCCTATGCACTTGCTAAACGTGCCGCAGTAGCGGACGGCTATCGCCAAATTGCGGAAAAAGTACGCGGAGTCCATGTCGAAGGACAAGACAGCATCAAAAATATGATGCTGATGCAATCAAGCACCCGTACCTCTGTTGAAGCACTGGTAAAAGGGGCTAATGTCACCAATACTACATTTAAAGAGGGACTGTGCGAAGTCGAAATGGAAATCGCCCTTTCTTATTCACGTATCTTACCGTAA
- a CDS encoding sigma-54 dependent transcriptional regulator — protein MKIAIVEDDINMRKSLEIAMGDYEKYEVHTFKNARDALKKLDDTFELIISDINMPGMDGIEFVKTLGGKYEVIIITGNATLTRAIESIQLGVKDFLLKPFEIETLVAAIERTASVAKKIPKMSTAPTSSGSSFLGTSPALEKLLSRTAKAATTDASIMLLGESGVGKEVFARHIHETSPRASRAFIAINMAAIPDNLIESELFGFEKGSFTDATEAKTGQFELAEGGTLFLDEIAEMPYSLQAKLLRVLQEREIRRLGASKNTKIDVRIITATNADLHTKITEGKFREDLYYRLNTIPLNIPPLRERREEILSIAEAALERYCTQYSFEAKSFTPNACNALEHYNWPGNVRELISVVERSAILSDGESIDTEDLFLEARGLGRI, from the coding sequence ATGAAGATTGCGATTGTTGAAGACGATATCAATATGCGCAAGTCGCTGGAAATTGCGATGGGTGACTATGAGAAATACGAGGTTCATACCTTTAAAAATGCTCGCGATGCCCTTAAAAAACTCGACGATACCTTTGAACTGATCATCAGCGATATCAATATGCCGGGGATGGACGGGATCGAATTTGTTAAAACGCTGGGGGGCAAATATGAGGTGATTATCATCACTGGAAATGCCACCCTTACCCGTGCCATTGAATCGATCCAGCTGGGGGTCAAAGATTTCTTGCTCAAACCATTTGAAATCGAAACACTGGTTGCCGCGATTGAGCGAACCGCAAGTGTTGCAAAAAAAATACCTAAAATGTCTACTGCACCTACCTCCTCTGGTTCATCTTTTCTGGGTACTTCACCCGCACTCGAAAAACTTCTCAGTCGTACCGCCAAAGCGGCAACTACCGATGCGAGCATTATGCTTCTGGGTGAGAGTGGTGTCGGGAAAGAGGTCTTTGCCCGCCATATTCATGAGACTTCACCACGTGCTTCCCGAGCGTTTATTGCCATCAATATGGCGGCTATCCCTGACAACCTCATCGAAAGTGAATTGTTTGGATTTGAAAAAGGGTCATTCACTGATGCAACCGAAGCAAAAACAGGACAGTTTGAGCTCGCAGAGGGGGGAACACTCTTTTTAGACGAAATCGCTGAAATGCCCTATAGCCTCCAAGCCAAATTGTTACGCGTTCTTCAAGAGCGTGAAATACGCCGTTTAGGTGCTTCGAAAAACACCAAAATAGATGTCCGTATCATCACCGCCACCAATGCCGACTTGCATACCAAAATCACCGAGGGGAAATTCCGCGAAGACCTCTATTATCGCCTTAACACCATCCCTCTCAATATACCGCCGCTGCGGGAACGTCGTGAAGAAATTCTGAGCATTGCCGAAGCGGCCTTGGAACGCTACTGTACCCAATACAGTTTTGAGGCAAAATCTTTTACGCCAAACGCATGCAACGCACTTGAACACTACAACTGGCCGGGAAATGTCCGTGAACTTATCTCGGTTGTGGAACGCTCTGCCATTTTGAGTGATGGAGAAAGTATTGATACTGAAGATCTCTTTTTGGAAGCAAGAGGGTTGGGGAGAATATAA
- a CDS encoding aspartate-semialdehyde dehydrogenase, which yields MKLYNVAIVGASGAVGEEILRIFEEIEFPLAKLVPLASARSAGNTVTFKDHELVIKELTPTVFEEEAIDIALFSAGGSVSAKFAPYAAASGAVVIDNTSHFRMFENVPLVVPEVNPEDIALWKNTGIIANPNCSTIQMVQALKPLDDAYDLQRIDVSTYQATSGAGKTGMEELVEQMQAFFAFKLDDTEPKKFAHRIALNAIPQIDSFTDSGYTKEELKMVNETQKIMHKDIEVSATCVRIPTLRGHAETLTLTFDGAVDADEARELLRKAPNIIVMDVPEESIYPMPSLCMDQNETFVGRIRNDLYRENVLHLWVVADNLRVGAATNAVRIAQKWVEMQGE from the coding sequence ATGAAACTTTATAACGTTGCTATCGTCGGTGCCAGCGGTGCCGTTGGCGAAGAAATTTTACGTATTTTTGAAGAGATCGAATTCCCTCTGGCCAAACTGGTTCCACTGGCGAGTGCTCGCAGTGCAGGGAATACGGTTACGTTCAAAGATCATGAACTCGTGATCAAAGAGTTAACCCCGACCGTATTTGAAGAAGAAGCAATCGACATCGCCCTTTTCAGTGCCGGCGGAAGTGTTTCAGCCAAGTTTGCTCCCTATGCTGCCGCGTCAGGTGCCGTGGTTATCGATAATACCAGCCACTTCCGTATGTTTGAGAATGTCCCTCTCGTTGTCCCTGAAGTAAACCCTGAAGATATTGCTCTTTGGAAAAATACCGGGATCATTGCAAACCCGAACTGCTCGACCATCCAAATGGTCCAAGCACTCAAACCCCTTGATGATGCGTACGATTTACAACGTATCGACGTAAGCACCTACCAAGCAACATCCGGTGCGGGAAAAACGGGGATGGAAGAACTCGTTGAGCAAATGCAGGCCTTTTTTGCCTTTAAACTCGATGATACGGAACCGAAAAAATTTGCTCACCGAATCGCACTCAACGCTATCCCCCAAATCGATTCGTTCACCGACAGCGGCTACACCAAAGAAGAACTTAAAATGGTGAATGAGACGCAGAAGATCATGCACAAAGATATCGAAGTGAGTGCAACCTGCGTCCGTATCCCGACACTTCGCGGTCATGCTGAAACCCTCACACTCACATTTGATGGTGCAGTGGACGCCGATGAAGCACGCGAACTTTTACGTAAAGCTCCGAATATTATCGTTATGGATGTACCTGAAGAGAGTATCTATCCGATGCCTTCACTCTGTATGGATCAAAACGAAACGTTTGTGGGACGTATCCGTAATGACCTTTACCGCGAAAATGTCCTCCATTTGTGGGTTGTTGCCGATAATCTCCGTGTCGGTGCGGCTACCAACGCCGTACGAATCGCCCAAAAATGGGTAGAGATGCAAGGAGAATAA
- a CDS encoding YqhA family protein — MQFIEKLFEHGLWSTRFIILLAVVFGLVGAFVLFAVASVDVYNTAAYVIHTYAIHAHPPHFHEEIVGGIIGAVDLYLIGVVMIIFSFGLYELFISDIDPAKDENGHENQLLAVHSLDQLKDKISKVIVMVLVVGFFQKVGHTVFTGALELLYLALSITAVAVGLYFLSKVGHHE; from the coding sequence ATGCAGTTCATTGAAAAACTCTTTGAACACGGCCTTTGGAGCACACGATTCATCATTCTCCTTGCAGTTGTTTTCGGTCTTGTAGGGGCTTTTGTCCTTTTTGCTGTCGCCAGTGTTGACGTCTACAATACCGCAGCGTATGTCATTCATACGTATGCTATCCATGCTCATCCGCCACATTTTCATGAAGAGATAGTCGGCGGGATTATCGGTGCGGTTGATTTATACCTTATCGGTGTCGTTATGATCATTTTCTCATTCGGTTTGTATGAGCTCTTTATCTCTGATATCGATCCAGCCAAAGATGAAAATGGGCATGAAAATCAGCTCCTTGCCGTCCACTCTCTCGATCAGCTCAAAGACAAAATTTCCAAAGTTATCGTGATGGTATTGGTCGTCGGCTTTTTCCAAAAAGTGGGACATACGGTATTTACCGGAGCATTAGAGTTACTCTATCTAGCCCTCTCGATCACCGCCGTTGCCGTCGGTCTTTATTTTCTTAGCAAAGTAGGTCACCATGAGTAA
- the hemE gene encoding uroporphyrinogen decarboxylase → MSKIFVDACFGKETPYTPVWMMRQAGRYLPEYMEVRKRAGNFLNLCHAPDMAAEVTIQPVDLVGVDAAILFSDILVVPNEMGMKLDFIKGEGPVFEKPIASEEDLEELIGGEEAASKLTYVYETIKILRTQLDARDDNKALIGFTGAPWTLATYMIEGQGTKTYNICKKMMYSNPDLLHKILRQVTDVVKLYMEKQIQSGIDVVQIFDSWAAAIEPSKYDEFSWSYMVEIAEYLKEKYPHVPVIMFPKGIPAFLDNVYGNFDVFGVDWSTPMALAKEKLGDRYVLQGNMEPCRLYSKEQTTACVEAIQEIMGGRRHIFNLGHGILPDVPVENAQHFVRECQRVSKKD, encoded by the coding sequence ATGAGTAAAATTTTTGTTGATGCGTGTTTCGGTAAAGAGACCCCTTATACCCCTGTTTGGATGATGCGCCAAGCGGGACGCTATCTCCCTGAGTACATGGAAGTGCGCAAACGTGCCGGAAACTTTCTCAACCTTTGTCACGCTCCCGATATGGCAGCGGAAGTTACCATCCAACCTGTGGACCTTGTCGGGGTTGACGCGGCAATTTTATTCAGCGATATCTTGGTCGTTCCGAACGAAATGGGGATGAAACTCGACTTTATCAAAGGGGAAGGCCCCGTTTTCGAAAAACCGATCGCGTCCGAAGAGGATTTGGAGGAGTTAATCGGCGGTGAGGAAGCGGCGTCTAAACTCACTTACGTTTATGAAACGATCAAGATTTTAAGAACACAGCTTGATGCACGCGACGATAATAAAGCCCTTATCGGCTTTACCGGTGCTCCGTGGACACTCGCGACCTACATGATCGAGGGACAGGGGACAAAAACGTACAATATCTGCAAAAAGATGATGTACTCCAACCCTGACTTGCTTCATAAAATCCTCCGCCAAGTGACCGACGTGGTCAAACTGTACATGGAAAAACAAATCCAATCAGGTATCGATGTCGTCCAAATTTTCGACAGTTGGGCCGCCGCAATCGAACCAAGCAAATACGATGAATTCTCATGGAGCTACATGGTCGAAATCGCCGAGTATTTAAAAGAGAAATACCCGCATGTTCCGGTCATTATGTTCCCGAAAGGGATTCCCGCATTTTTAGATAACGTGTACGGAAATTTCGATGTCTTCGGTGTCGACTGGAGTACCCCGATGGCACTGGCGAAAGAGAAACTGGGGGATCGTTATGTCCTGCAGGGAAACATGGAACCATGCCGTTTATACTCCAAAGAGCAAACCACCGCGTGTGTCGAAGCGATCCAAGAGATTATGGGTGGCCGTCGCCATATCTTCAACCTTGGGCACGGGATTCTCCCCGACGTTCCGGTTGAAAATGCTCAACACTTCGTTCGTGAATGTCAACGAGTGAGTAAAAAAGACTAA
- a CDS encoding radical SAM protein, producing MSTIFGPVFSRRFGASLGIDLSNSGKQCNFDCLYCELAPAPAMAHQRTITPVETIMTDLTEALRKHPSIDVITITANGEPTMYPYLNALVDEIDTIKGRIQTLILSNSACLNDLNVFNTLLKLDQVKLSLDAATPEVFKKIDRPAEGIEIETIIESITRFSQIYTGKLFLEILFVKGINDAPSEVEALNHALLNIHCERIDIGTIDRPPAYAVQGLSFEELHLIAHHFDPALPIHIVSRNHASATPSAYSDEEILTTLDKRPLSMDDINALFDADSKSRFENLLHHGKIAQIERSNITFFTPIENIDRKRSK from the coding sequence ATGTCCACGATCTTCGGTCCCGTCTTTTCACGCCGTTTCGGTGCGTCGCTCGGGATCGACCTCTCCAATTCCGGCAAACAATGCAACTTTGACTGTCTCTACTGTGAACTCGCCCCTGCACCCGCAATGGCACACCAGCGTACGATCACTCCGGTAGAGACGATTATGACCGATTTAACAGAAGCGTTGCGCAAACACCCCTCTATTGATGTCATTACGATCACCGCTAACGGTGAACCGACGATGTACCCCTATCTGAATGCTCTTGTCGATGAGATCGATACAATCAAAGGGCGTATTCAAACCCTTATCCTCTCCAACAGTGCCTGTCTCAATGATTTAAACGTATTCAATACCCTTTTGAAGCTCGATCAAGTCAAACTCTCTCTCGATGCCGCAACACCCGAAGTGTTTAAAAAAATCGATCGCCCCGCCGAGGGGATAGAAATCGAAACCATCATCGAAAGTATCACCCGTTTCTCACAGATCTATACGGGGAAATTATTTTTAGAGATATTGTTTGTCAAAGGGATTAATGACGCTCCAAGCGAAGTGGAAGCGCTCAACCATGCCCTGCTGAACATCCACTGCGAACGGATCGATATCGGCACCATCGACCGTCCCCCTGCCTATGCGGTTCAAGGGCTAAGTTTTGAGGAACTGCATCTGATTGCACACCATTTTGATCCTGCATTGCCGATCCATATCGTTTCACGCAACCATGCCTCGGCAACTCCAAGTGCCTACAGCGATGAAGAGATCCTTACAACTCTGGATAAACGTCCTCTGAGTATGGATGATATCAATGCTCTTTTCGATGCCGATTCCAAAAGTCGCTTCGAAAATTTGCTCCATCACGGTAAAATCGCTCAAATCGAACGATCAAATATCACTTTTTTTACTCCGATCGAAAATATTGATCGAAAACGCTCTAAATAA
- a CDS encoding TonB-dependent receptor, with protein MRGYSIGLAAVLLVSNGVAAEEGDITSLLDEVTAIATKTKLNIDYQPSVVSVLHADKLKKIGIRNLHEALGILPGIETSILHIGWKQVIVRGNYNPDTFVFDKYKLYIDGVDVGSDLYSTSYFYLDFPIELIDRIEVLRGSASTVYGPGAFSAAINVITVSSQEGENDKVFGAVGSYDYTKAGFVKHLNIGNWAVGIDSYHQHSNKTLPAGEAFVSAKEYGYARTDYNSLESFEDYSIGVTAKHDDWTLIARYKSDVTDNFYGLSEDIEPMTGGYQHNKSAIVEVQNSSNVARDLSLETKFGLNYYAFTFDSTLYQNYFNTGLTVRMNPTYEQLNTYAEMNLRGKNIEDHAWMIGVSAQKIDTIKNVFGTTYRDQGDGGPSIFGTMEYLEGRYGLIAGDNDQWIKSVSLQDIYSINDALDISANIRLDTYSLFSNMLSYRIGSVYRMDNNHIFKGVYGRSYRAPSYVEAFQAPQDGLKDGNPNLKPESIDTFELAYTYKNKNTILRSNVFYSILNDVIDSVQHEPDGFTGDYANHKQRNAKGVELELTHYFDNASELMGNFSYVRSQYFSPDYYNPVEYQSPEISEVMIKGYYLYPLTERLGINTAWYYTGPKRGYLRESGDIRTYGATMLVDETLSYNLDDLSMVTLSVKNLFKESVIYPSYDAKHEGIHREGRNWLVTYEKQF; from the coding sequence ATGAGAGGTTATTCGATAGGGTTGGCAGCAGTTTTGTTAGTTTCAAATGGAGTAGCTGCAGAGGAGGGCGATATCACTTCGCTGTTAGACGAAGTAACTGCCATCGCAACGAAGACCAAACTCAATATCGACTATCAACCTTCAGTCGTATCGGTTCTTCATGCCGATAAGCTCAAAAAAATAGGTATTCGAAACCTCCATGAAGCTCTTGGCATACTGCCTGGGATTGAGACTTCTATCTTACATATCGGGTGGAAGCAGGTTATCGTTCGGGGAAATTATAACCCCGATACGTTTGTATTTGATAAGTATAAACTTTACATTGATGGGGTAGATGTAGGGAGTGATCTCTACAGTACCAGTTATTTTTATCTCGATTTCCCGATAGAGCTAATCGATCGTATTGAAGTACTGCGAGGATCGGCTTCGACGGTTTACGGTCCGGGAGCATTCAGCGCGGCGATCAATGTTATTACCGTAAGTTCTCAAGAGGGAGAAAACGATAAAGTTTTTGGTGCAGTTGGAAGTTATGACTATACTAAAGCCGGATTTGTCAAACATCTCAATATCGGTAATTGGGCAGTTGGTATCGACAGTTATCATCAACATAGTAATAAAACACTTCCGGCAGGTGAAGCGTTTGTTTCGGCTAAAGAATACGGGTATGCCCGTACCGATTATAACAGTTTGGAAAGTTTTGAGGATTATTCCATCGGTGTAACGGCAAAACACGATGATTGGACGTTGATAGCCAGATACAAATCGGACGTAACAGATAATTTCTATGGTTTGAGTGAGGATATCGAGCCAATGACCGGTGGATATCAGCACAATAAAAGTGCAATCGTTGAGGTACAAAATAGTTCTAATGTGGCGCGGGATTTGAGTTTGGAAACCAAATTCGGGTTAAACTATTATGCTTTTACGTTTGATTCGACCCTTTATCAAAATTATTTCAATACCGGGCTTACCGTGCGGATGAATCCGACATACGAGCAGTTGAATACGTATGCGGAGATGAATCTCAGAGGAAAAAATATTGAAGATCATGCGTGGATGATCGGCGTAAGTGCCCAAAAAATCGATACGATCAAAAATGTTTTTGGAACCACATACCGAGATCAAGGGGATGGCGGTCCGAGTATTTTTGGTACGATGGAATATTTAGAAGGACGATACGGTTTAATTGCAGGAGATAATGATCAGTGGATTAAATCGGTTTCTCTACAGGATATCTATTCAATCAATGATGCTTTGGATATCTCTGCCAACATTAGATTGGATACCTATTCGCTGTTTAGTAATATGCTTAGTTATCGTATCGGTTCAGTTTACCGAATGGATAATAATCATATTTTTAAGGGGGTTTATGGACGTTCCTATCGTGCACCATCGTATGTCGAAGCTTTTCAGGCTCCACAAGACGGTTTAAAGGATGGAAATCCGAATTTAAAACCTGAATCGATAGATACGTTTGAGTTGGCCTATACCTACAAAAATAAAAATACTATCCTCCGAAGCAATGTATTTTATTCGATTCTAAACGATGTGATTGACAGTGTTCAGCATGAACCGGATGGATTTACCGGTGATTACGCCAATCATAAACAGCGTAACGCAAAAGGGGTGGAGCTGGAGCTTACCCACTATTTCGACAACGCTTCTGAACTGATGGGAAATTTTTCCTATGTTCGATCCCAATACTTTTCTCCGGATTATTACAATCCAGTAGAATACCAAAGCCCTGAAATTTCGGAGGTGATGATCAAGGGATATTACCTTTATCCGTTGACAGAACGACTTGGTATCAATACCGCATGGTATTACACTGGTCCAAAACGGGGATATCTACGCGAAAGCGGTGATATCCGCACCTACGGTGCGACGATGCTGGTAGATGAAACTCTGTCGTATAATCTGGATGATTTGTCGATGGTGACACTGAGTGTGAAAAATCTCTTTAAAGAATCGGTGATCTATCCATCGTATGATGCAAAACATGAGGGCATCCATCGTGAAGGTCGTAATTGGCTAGTGACGTATGAAAAACAGTTCTGA